The following is a genomic window from Anopheles aquasalis chromosome 3, idAnoAquaMG_Q_19, whole genome shotgun sequence.
CGAGGAGGTGATGTTCTGGATCAAGGACAAGGAGGCGTTCGTGACGGCGGACGAGTTCGGTCAAGACCTCGAGCATGTGGAGGTACTGCAACGCAAGTTCGACGAGTTCCAGAAGGACATGGCCTCCCAGGAGTACCGAGTGACGGAGGTGAACGAGCTGGCGGACAAGCTGCTGTTCGGGGGCCATCCGGAGCGCGAGACGATCACGCGTAAGAAGGAGGAGTTGAACGAGGCTTGGCAGCGCCTGAAGCAGCTGGCCATCCTGCGGCAGGAGAAGCTTTTCGGGGCACACGAAATCCAGCGCTTCAATCGCGACGCCGACGAAACGGTGGCGTGGATTGCGGAGAAGGATGTCGTGCTGTCTTCGGACGATTATGGGCGCGATCTGGCCAGCGTTCAGGCGCTGCAGCGCAAGCACGAAGGTGTGGAGCGTGATCTGGCCGCGTTAGAAGATAAGGTAGCAGCTCTCGGTACGGAGGCCGGTAGGCTCTGCAGCATCCATGCCGACCACAGTGAGCAGATCCGGGAGAAGCAGGCCGAAATCGCTGCTTACTGGCAGTCGCTGACGGCCAAGGCGAAGGAGCGCAAGCAGAAGCTCGATGAATCGTACTTCCTGCATCGCTTCCTGGCCGACTTCCGTGATCTGGTTTCGTGGATCAACGGCATGAAGGCAATCATTTCTGCCGACGAACTGGCCAAGGATGTGGCCGGCGCTGAAGCCCTGCTCGAGCGCCACCAGGAGCACAAGGGCGAGATTGATGCGCGCGTCGATAGCTTCAAGCTGACAACGGAAGCCGGTCGTCAGCTGCTCGAGCGTGAACACTATGCGGCAGCTGAGGTACAGGAGAAGCTGGCAGCTCTCGAGAACGACAAGAGCTCGCTGCTGGTACTGTGGGAAGACCGCCGCATACTGTACGAGCAGTGCATGGATCTGCAGCTGTTCTACCGAGATACGGAACAGGCGGATACGTGGATGGCGAAGCAGGAGGCCTTCCTGGCCAACGAGGATCTCGGTGATTCGCTCGATTCCGTCGAGGCGTTGATTAAGAAACACGAAGACTTTGAAAAGAGTCTGGCAGCGCAAGAGGAGAAGATCAAGGCGCTGGACGTGTTTGCGACGAAGCTGATCGACGGACAGCACTACGCGGCCGATGATGTTGCACAGCGTCGTGCCATGCTACTCGCCCGTCGCTCGGCGCTTCAGGAGAAATCCTCGATACGCCAGCAACTGCTGGAAGACTCGAACGGATTACAGCAGTTCGAGCGCGATTGTGACGAGACCAAGGGTTGGATTAGCGAGAAGCTCAAGTTCGCCACGGATGATAGCTACCTTGATCCGACCAACCTGAACGGAAAAGTCCAGAAGCACACCAACTTCGAGCATGAGCTCACGGCGAACAAGAGCCGTATCGAGGACATTACGGCGACCGGGCAGACTCTGGTCGAGCGTGGCCATTACGCTGCCGATAAGGTGAACGCGCGCATGCAGGAGATCGTAACGCTGTGGGAATCGTTGGTGCGTGCCTCCGACAAGAAGGGATGCAAGCTGCAGgaagcatcgcagcagcagcaattcaaTCGCACGGTCGAAGACATCGAGCTGTGGCTGAGTGAGGTGGAAGGCCAGCTGCTGTCGGAAGACTATGGCAAAGATTTGACGAGCGTGCAGAATCTGCAGAAAAAGCAAGCGCTGCTGGAAGCTGACGTAATGGCGCACCAGGACCGTATCGAGGGTATTAAGGTGGCTGCCAACAAGTTCGTCGAGAGCGGCCATTTCGATGCGGATAACATTCGCTCGAAGGAGGGTGCGCTGTCGAAGCGATACGCAGCGCTCGCCGAGCCTATGGCCACTCGGAAGCAACGTTTGCTGGATTCGCTGCAAGTGCAGCAGTTGTTCCGTGATCTCGAAGATGAGGCTGCCTGGATTCGCGAAAAGGAACCGGTGGCTGCGTCGACGAACCGTGGCCGTGATTTGATTGGTGTGCAGAACCTGATCAAGAAACACCAGGCCGTGTTGGCGGAAATCAATAACCACGAAAATCGTTGCGCGGGTGTCATCTCGAACGGAGAGCAGATGCTGAACGAGCAGCCGACATCCAGCGAGGAGATTAAACTCCGTCTCGATGCCCTCAAGGATCAGTGGAACTCGCTGAAGGAGAAATCGAATCAGCGCAAGCAGGACCTGGAGGATTCGTTGCAGGCACATCAATACTTTGCGGATGCGAATGAGGCGGAATCGTGGATGCGCGAAAAGGAACCGATCGTGTCAAACCAGGATTATGGCAAGGATGAGGATTCGTCTGAGGCACTCTTGAAGAAGCACGAAGCTCTTGTGTCGGATCTGGAGGCATTCGGTAACACGATTCAGGCGCTTCAGGAGCAGGCTAAGAACTGCCGCCAGCAGGAGACTCCTGTCGTTGACATCACTGGCAAGGAGTGCGTAATGGCGCTCTACGACTACACGGAAAAGTCGCCGCGTGAGGTCTCGATGAAGAAGGGTGACGTGCTGACGCTCCTGAACTCGAACAACAAGGATTGGTGGAAGGTGGAGGTGAACGATCGCCAAGGTTTCGTACCGGCGGCCTACATCAAAAAGATCGATCCAGGACTAAGCGCTAGCCAGCAGAACCTCATCGACGGACATTCGATCGCCAAGCGGCAGTCGCAGATCAACAGCCAGTACGACAATTTGTTGGCGTTGGCTCGCGAGCGCCAGAACAAGCTGAACGAAACGGTGAAGGCGTACGTGCTGGTGCGTGAAGCGGCTGATCTGGCGACGTGGATCAAGGACAAGGAAAGCCACGCCCAGATCAAGGACGTTGGTGAGGATCTGGAGGAGGTCGAGGTGCTGCAGAAGAAGTTCGACGATTTCAACGACGATCTGAAGGCGAACGAGGTGCGTTTGGCGAAGCTGAATGAAATCGCCATCCAGCTCACTTCCCTCGGTCAAACGGAGGCTGCGCTGAAGATCAAGACGCAAATCCAGACGCTGAATGAGGAGTGGGCCACGCTGCAAACGATCACGCAGGAACGAGCCAGTCAGCTGGGATCGGCGCACGAGGTACAGCGTTTCCATCGGGATGTGGATGAAACGAAGGACTGGATCGCAGAAAAGGAGAATGCGCTGAACAACGATGAGCTGGGCAAGGATCTGCGTGGCGTGCAGACACTGCAGCGCAAGCACGAGGGCCTCGAGCGGGATCTGGCTGCGCTACAGGACAAGATCCGTCAGCTGGACGAAACCGCCAACCGATTGATGCAGTCGCATCCGGATACGGCTGAGCAGACGTACGCTAAGCAGAAGGAGATCAACGAGGAGTGGCAGCAGGTGGTGTCGAAGGCACAGCAGCGCAAGGAGAAGCTGCTGGATTCCTACGATCTGCAGCGCTTCCTCAGCGATTACCGTGATCTGTCCGCTTGGATCAGCTCGATGATGGGTCTGGTGACATCGGAGGAGCTTGCCAACGATGTGACCGGTGCTGAGGCACTGATCGAACGTCATCAGGTATGTGTACTGGGACAGCACATTTTGATGCTCGtaccttttttcttcccaaTTTCAGTACTTTTACAGCCAAATGAGTATCTCCCATTTATTTGTTGTGTGACGTCTATTCCATTCGCTGTGTGTTCGATCGTCCGTAGAGAAACCGCAATGTGTTGCGATCGTGTTGTGTTCAGTGTTGTCCATTCAATCGATCCACCTTCTTCACCTCAAGaattgaatattaattttcctatttttgaCATTTGAATTCTCCTGTTCCCTTCCGAATAAAAACCATATAACATGGGAGTTATTGTCAGCAACATACACTTCAAGGAAcaatgaaatgataatgatatgGTCATTGTTTTCACTTTGAATTGGAATTTTCCATATGTGGATTAGGAATTTTGTTGACCTTAGATCAGTCGGACAAATATGAATCGGTTAATTATTTAAAGGAACGTAAAATTAATGACGTACAACTCTCACCAAACCTATACGAGCAGCAGAACATTTATACCGACTATATTAGACTAAATTTGGTAGACCACAACTGTACTAAAATGAAAtcttttttctaaatttgtaatttttaattttttcataGAACCATCGTGCcgaaattgattttcgttGCGGTATCCCGCAGGTACAAACAAGCGCCAAGATTGGGGGAAAGCGTCCCAATATTTAACTATGTTTTCTGTTACTCAAAATTTTACCATAGCATAAAGTATATATTTGCGCCGCCGcattagctgcagcagcattgatGCTACCACACGAAAGCTATTAATTCTTTTACTTAAGTTCGCTTTTATTGTGCTCTAACCTGCCGGGAGCAACCTGCGTTGTCAATAATAGAATTGGCCGTTTTGATTAGTTATAATGTTTAATCTAATTTTGCTGGAACTCGTTCTACTTTTTGCAAGCAGAAGGGCGATatatattttgatttttttttgtcttttctgTGCATAATCTGCGGCTGTCGTTCGATATTTCTTCCgtaattttcttttaattaatgtCACTCCTACCACACTAGATCATTATCACACACTATCGTTCATGTCGTAACATATGtgttcaattttcaattaatcgtCACTTTTTGTTCATAAATCTCattggccggttgtttggAGCTGTTTTATTTAACTTGTTGGTTTTAAACTATGTCAATCATGTACTATTcaattgcgttgcgttttaaTTGGTATTCCTAGACCGCGATCAACTTTCGTATTTACTTTAGTGCCTTTCTTAAAATCAAAGCTCTTACATTTGCTGCTTACCTATTGATCTTCTCATTCATGTTCGCTCATCGCTAATTCGCCTTGTGCGGTTTCACCTTCTGTTGGTTTAACATGCGTTGTAAAGTCATGGGCTCCACCTAATTTCACTGtctcacatacacacaaaagGGGAGCAAACAAGCACTATCTATCGCAGGAAACTAATCACGATTTGTTCGATCTAATTTGGCCACCCTTCAACCATATACAGGAGCATCGTACTGAGGTAGATGCGCGTGCTGGCACCTTCTCGGCGTTCGAGCAGTTCGGCAATGAGCTGCTGCAGGCGAACCACTATGCGGCACCCGAGATTCAGGAGAAGATTGAGAATCTGGCTAAGGCTCGCGAGGAGCTGGAGCGTGCGTGGACCGCTCGGCGTCTGCAGTTGGACCAGAATCTCGATCTGCAGCTGTATCTGCGCGATTGCGAGCAAGCCGAGAACTGGATGAGCGCCCGTGAGGCCTTCCTGAACGCGGAAGAGGTCGACTCGAAGGGTGACAACGTGGAGGCGCTGATCAAGAAGCACGAGGACTTCGATAAGGCGATCAATGGGCATGAGGAGAAGATTGGTGCGCTGCAGGTGCTGGCTGATCAGCTGATCGCCCAGGAACACTACGCGGGCAAACTGATCGACGATAAGCGTCAGGAGGTGCTGGACCGCTGGCGTCATCTGAAGGAGGATCTGATCGAGAAGCGATCGCGACTCGGCGATGAGCAAACGCTCCAACAGTTCTCGCGCGATGCGGATGAAATCGAGAACTGGATTGCCGAGAAGCTCCAGCTGGCAACGGAGGAAAGCTACAAGGATCCGGCCAACATTCAATCGAAGCACCAGAAGCATCAGGCGTTCGAGGCCGAGTTGGCAGCCAATGCCGATCGTATTCAGAGTGTGCTGGCAATGGGAAGCAACCTGATTGATCGTAATCAGTGCAGCGGTTCGGAGGAGGCGGTTCAGAAGCGGCTAACCCAGATCGCTGACCAGTGGGAATACCTGACGCAGAAGACGACCGAAAAGTCGTTGAAGCTGAAGGAAGCCAACAAGCAGCGCACGTATATTGCAGCGGTGAAAGATCTGGACTTTTGGCTGGGTGAGGTCGAGAGTCTGCTTACTTCGGAAGATGCCGGCAAGGATCTGGCTTCGGTGCAGAATCTGATGAAGAAGCACCAGTTGGTGGAGGCCGATATCCATGCGCACGAGGATCGCATCAAGGATATGAATGGGCAGGCTGATTCGTTGGTTGAGAGCGGCCAGTTCGATAGCGCCGGTATCCAGGAGAAGCGTCAGTCGATTAATGAGCGCTACGAACGTATCCGTAATCTGGCCGCTCATCGTCAGGCTCGGTTAAACGAGGCGAACACGCTGCATCAGTTCTTCCGTGATATTGCCGATGAGGAGAGCTGGATCAAGGAGAAGAAGCTGTTGGTCGGTTCGGATGATTATGGACGTGATCTTACTGGTGTACAGAATCTTAAGAAGAAGCACAAGCGTCTCGAAGCGGAACTGGCATCGCATGAGCCCGCCATCCAGGCGGTACAGGAAGCAGGGGAGAAGCTGATGGATGTGTCGAACTTGGGTGTGCCGGAGATCGAGCAGCGTCTGAAGGCTCTCAACCAGGCTTGGACCGAGCTGAAGGGACTGGCGGCCACTCGTGGTCAGAAGCTGGACGAATCGCTGATCTACCAGCAGTTCCTGGCGAAggttgaagaggaagaggccTGGATcaccgagaagcagcagctgctgtcggTGGAAGACTACGGTGATTCGATGGCTGCCGTCCAGGGTCTGCTGAAGAAACACGATGCATTCGAGACCGATTTTGCGGCTCACCGTGATCGCTGCTCGGACATCCGTGATAATGGCCAGACGCTGGTTacgaacaacaaccaccacggcGATAGCATTTCGCAGCGTTGCGTGCAGCTGGACAAGAAGTTGGAGAATCTGCAGGCACTGGCCACGCGTCGCAAGGCCGCACTGCTGGACAACTTTGCCTATCTGCAGTTCATGTGGAAGGCCGATGTGGTCGAGAGTTGGATTGCGGACAAGGAGAATCACGTCAAGTCGGAAGAGTTTGGTCGTGACCTGTCCACCGTTCAAACGTTGCTCACGAAGCAGGAGACATTCGATGCTGGTAAGTTTCGAGGGTGGGTTCACGTTGGTTTTGGTTagcatttcattaaattttactTCATTTGTCTCTCATCTTAGGTCTCTCGG
Proteins encoded in this region:
- the LOC126577072 gene encoding spectrin alpha chain isoform X2, whose amino-acid sequence is MEQFTPKEVRILESAEDIQERRDQVLHRYSEFKLETRQKREKLEDSRRFQYFKRDSDELESWINEKLQAASEESYRDPTNLQAKIQKHQAFEAEVSAHSNAIVVLDNTGQEMINQGHFASETIQRRLDELQRLWELLLSRLAEKGMKLQQALVLVQFLRHCEEVMFWIKDKEAFVTADEFGQDLEHVEVLQRKFDEFQKDMASQEYRVTEVNELADKLLFGGHPERETITRKKEELNEAWQRLKQLAILRQEKLFGAHEIQRFNRDADETVAWIAEKDVVLSSDDYGRDLASVQALQRKHEGVERDLAALEDKVAALGTEAGRLCSIHADHSEQIREKQAEIAAYWQSLTAKAKERKQKLDESYFLHRFLADFRDLVSWINGMKAIISADELAKDVAGAEALLERHQEHKGEIDARVDSFKLTTEAGRQLLEREHYAAAEVQEKLAALENDKSSLLVLWEDRRILYEQCMDLQLFYRDTEQADTWMAKQEAFLANEDLGDSLDSVEALIKKHEDFEKSLAAQEEKIKALDVFATKLIDGQHYAADDVAQRRAMLLARRSALQEKSSIRQQLLEDSNGLQQFERDCDETKGWISEKLKFATDDSYLDPTNLNGKVQKHTNFEHELTANKSRIEDITATGQTLVERGHYAADKVNARMQEIVTLWESLVRASDKKGCKLQEASQQQQFNRTVEDIELWLSEVEGQLLSEDYGKDLTSVQNLQKKQALLEADVMAHQDRIEGIKVAANKFVESGHFDADNIRSKEGALSKRYAALAEPMATRKQRLLDSLQVQQLFRDLEDEAAWIREKEPVAASTNRGRDLIGVQNLIKKHQAVLAEINNHENRCAGVISNGEQMLNEQPTSSEEIKLRLDALKDQWNSLKEKSNQRKQDLEDSLQAHQYFADANEAESWMREKEPIVSNQDYGKDEDSSEALLKKHEALVSDLEAFGNTIQALQEQAKNCRQQETPVVDITGKECVMALYDYTEKSPREVSMKKGDVLTLLNSNNKDWWKVEVNDRQGFVPAAYIKKIDPGLSASQQNLIDGHSIAKRQSQINSQYDNLLALARERQNKLNETVKAYVLVREAADLATWIKDKESHAQIKDVGEDLEEVEVLQKKFDDFNDDLKANEVRLAKLNEIAIQLTSLGQTEAALKIKTQIQTLNEEWATLQTITQERASQLGSAHEVQRFHRDVDETKDWIAEKENALNNDELGKDLRGVQTLQRKHEGLERDLAALQDKIRQLDETANRLMQSHPDTAEQTYAKQKEINEEWQQVVSKAQQRKEKLLDSYDLQRFLSDYRDLSAWISSMMGLVTSEELANDVTGAEALIERHQNHRAEIDFRCGIPQEHRTEVDARAGTFSAFEQFGNELLQANHYAAPEIQEKIENLAKAREELERAWTARRLQLDQNLDLQLYLRDCEQAENWMSAREAFLNAEEVDSKGDNVEALIKKHEDFDKAINGHEEKIGALQVLADQLIAQEHYAGKLIDDKRQEVLDRWRHLKEDLIEKRSRLGDEQTLQQFSRDADEIENWIAEKLQLATEESYKDPANIQSKHQKHQAFEAELAANADRIQSVLAMGSNLIDRNQCSGSEEAVQKRLTQIADQWEYLTQKTTEKSLKLKEANKQRTYIAAVKDLDFWLGEVESLLTSEDAGKDLASVQNLMKKHQLVEADIHAHEDRIKDMNGQADSLVESGQFDSAGIQEKRQSINERYERIRNLAAHRQARLNEANTLHQFFRDIADEESWIKEKKLLVGSDDYGRDLTGVQNLKKKHKRLEAELASHEPAIQAVQEAGEKLMDVSNLGVPEIEQRLKALNQAWTELKGLAATRGQKLDESLIYQQFLAKVEEEEAWITEKQQLLSVEDYGDSMAAVQGLLKKHDAFETDFAAHRDRCSDIRDNGQTLVTNNNHHGDSISQRCVQLDKKLENLQALATRRKAALLDNFAYLQFMWKADVVESWIADKENHVKSEEFGRDLSTVQTLLTKQETFDAGLSAFEQEGIHNITVLKDQLISTNHAQSAAILKRHEDVLSRWQKLREDSVARKNRLLNIQDQFRQVEDLFLTFAKKASAFNSWFENAEEDLTDPVRCNSIEEIKALREAHAAFQASLSSAQVDFQALAALDRQIKSFEVGPNPYTWFTMEALEDTWRNLQKIIEERDAELAKEVHRQEENDKLRKEFAKHANLFHQWLTETRTSLMDGSGSLEEQFEALCHKANEIRARRGDLKKIEELGATLEEHLILDNRYTEHSTVGLAQQWDQLDQLAMRMQHNLKQQIQARNQSGVSEDSLKEFSMMFKHFDKDKSGKLNHQEFKSCLRALGYDLPMVEEGQPDPEFEEILNVVDPNRDGQVSLQEYIAFMISKETENVQSFEEIENAFRAITASDPRPRPYVTKEELYSNLTKDMADYCVQRMKPYNDPKTGHAITGALDYVEFTRTLFQN